In the Salvia miltiorrhiza cultivar Shanhuang (shh) chromosome 8, IMPLAD_Smil_shh, whole genome shotgun sequence genome, tttttctatgtTCTTAATTTAtgctttttaattttataagtaataaatttctttctttctttttctaaattcttaatttatgtcttcttaatttcatattatattttaaataattttatgaatAATTATTGCATTAAACGTAATTTATGCATTTATTCAAGATTATTTATgtataagttatatatatatatatatatatatatatatatcgtatacaaattttgatttgaaaaaaattgtataaattacaTTTTAGGAAAATTGTATGACTTCAGTATTTATTTAGATTGATACAAAAACACCTCTAATATTTACATTAAAAACCAAATAGGCCTCCAATCCTTACAAATTGGGGTAAATTAATATTGGTGAATCATAAAAGGATGGGTATCTATTTAATCGGTGAATTATTAGGGAATCGTGAATTGTACCTAGTTTTGATCGGAGAAAACAAAAGAGAGTAATCGGAATTTTTGAGCACGAGAGTAAGGTTGCTGCTTGATAATAAAAGATAACGTATCTGTACAATGTGTGCATGCACGAGTATTTATAGAGGAATACAAGCCAAGGGTAAGAAAGTGATTTCGCTCCCCGGACATGCTCCTCGCATGGATGAGGGCAAAATAGTAGATTCCTATCTAAGAACATGCACTCCGCATGGTCAGGGGCAAAAAGGTAGATTCACTGGTGAGGTGGACGATTCCTCTGCCACGAGCCTTCTCTCTGGCAAGGACTTTTCCTCTGGTAAGTATTACTCCTCTGGCgaatatgattcctctggcgagtatgattgcTCTGGCAAgtatgatttctctggcgaatatgatttctctggcgaatatgattcctctggcaagtgtgatttctctggcgattatGATTCCTTTGATGAAAGCTATCTCGCTGTTCCCCGTGATTCCCCTggtaaagtcattcctctgttccgcatatattactcctcatcaaataTGTACCTAGCATTCGCATTTGTTTAGATGAAGGGACTTATTAATCTGCCCTAATTTTGTAAACATTAGGGACCCTAATTTGTAAATGTTAGGAACTTATTAGTTGCACAAAATTGATGTTAGAGACCTATTTGCCCATTTTTCTTATAAACATTATGGGTGTATTTGTTACTTAACCTTTTttctttcattaaaaaaaaattcattttcatAATTATTTAGAAAATATACTCAACTTCTATTGTCTGTTCAAATTAAATACTCCAACTTTAGCACTTTAAAATAATATCCCGTTATATAAAATCCGACGATAAAATGACGAGTCACTTAGCTAGATTATTAGGTGGATCGATTGCGTTTTATACTTTTATTAGGTGAGGTGGAAAAAAAACATTTCATAAAATTCGAAAATCAACTTATTATATTCCAGcaccgaattttgtatagtaggatattttctgaaaaacgttgaaagtttaagtttttcaaattgaaaataataGTTGGAGACATCTTTTAAACCAGATAAggatatataaattattaatcctaaaataaaaaagatttattttatttttacaatgaagAGCATCTCAATTGATAAGATGTTTTCCCTCCGATCAATAAGTCAATATTCAAGATACCATGGATGAGTGATGAACCATtattaaaggaaaaaaaaaaaggcaaaagaacttttttaattaataatttaattaaacttgAGCCAACCATTAATTTAAAAGTATTTATATTGATTTCTTCGCAAATTATCTTGGAATCTGGATCTATCACACACTAATTTCAataaacatttccaaataaaaAGATTAAAGAATCCACAGCCCATGGCCAAACGGTCCCAATCAGTCACTTATTAAACTAAGAATTTCTGCCATCTAGATTATTTTGGAGGATCATCATGTAAGTTTTCCTGTCAACGTCCAAAATAGCAGTTCAATTCTATGCGTCACATTGAAATTTCTTGAATAAAATCCACTACTTGTACGTttcaaaagagaaaaaaaaatccacaacTTCTATTAGGCGTTCACATTCATTAAATATTTCCATAATTAGTGGCatgtatattttattaatattttggtTCTATATAAACATGGCTCCCACTCCTTACCACAAAACAACACTTTCTATAATTTCAGCTACTCTTCTCCATTGctccaactctccaatcccaaatcAATCGAAAAAGAGAAAAGATAGCAGACAGCATGAGATATTCAAAAAGAGTTTGTGAATTCTCCCTTATATTTCTTGTTCTTGCTTTGGCAAGAGCTCAAGAAGTTGGTATGTCTTATATCtaaacattttattattttctggGAAATAGATGTAGCTATTGTTTTGGGTTGATATAAATCTTTGTTACATTCTGAGTTGTTATTTACCTATTTATGACGTGAGTGACATTACCGTTATACAATTGTTGGGTTGGGTGATATGATATTATAAatattgatgatgatgatgatgatgcagaTGATGAAAGAGAGTTCAGTTACGACGAAAAGAGTGGGATGGGGCCGTCGCGGTGGGGAGAGATCCGCCCCGAATGGAAGGACTGCAAATCAGGGGAAATGCAGTCTCCTATTGATTTGCTGAATCAAAGGGTTCGAATTGTTTCCCATTTGGGCAGACTGCGTAGAACTTACAAACCGGCCAATGCTACTCTCATCAACAGAGGCCATGATATGATGGTATTTTTAtttccttcaattttttttattttttattttttaataaaagctGACATTATATATCAATTGTAACTGAGTGCAGTTAAGATGGACAAACGATGCTGGCCATATCCATATAAATGGAACCATATTTCACCTTAGGCAATGCCATTGGCACTCGCCTTCCGAGCACACTCTCGACGGAAGAAAGTAATTTCCTCAATTTTAATTTACActctaataattatatatattgtcaaaaaaattagtaataacTCTAAAACAAATTGAATAACAGGTTCGACATGGAAGTTCATTTGGTTCACGAGAGCGACGACGGGCGTACGGCTGTGATCGGAATCATGTACAAAATTGGACGCCCCGACTCTTTCATATCACTGGTACACGCACACTTTAATTTCATAATataggagtaattttttttttttctatatttggagagtttcatatatatctctaattattttctcaaatatatTGTAGTTGAAACCGGGGTTTAAAGCTTTGGGTGAAACGGAAGATATCGAAAAAGCTATTGGTATGATTGATCCAGACTTGATCAAATTCGGGAGTAGAAAATATTATAGATACATCGGTTCTCTTACAGTCCCACCTTGCACTCAAAATATCATCTGGTCAATTGTAAGAAAGGTATGATTTTCAAATAATATTACCTTttaaattttatgattatttttaaattttctaataGGGGGCATAtgtttaatcaattaattaggTGAGGACTGTGACAAAAGAACAAGTTAGTTTGATACGCGAGGCTGTGCACGATGTAAGTTTTCAcacaatataataattatattttattattattattattattattattattatttaaattaatttatatattgatAATCTGTACAGACATTGGAAATAAATGCGAGGCCAATCCAACCTACAAATGGGCGTTCCATGGAGCTCTACAGACCAAACGATCCTAAGAATTGATTATGCATTGAACGAGAATTACATTTGTCGAGTAtcggatttaatttattttatttaatttttacagttaCGATATTTTGTGTTCCTTTGTTTATTTACCATGTATTGTATACACACAGGGCTGGTTTTTGTTGTGTTCTAGCTATTCATTGTTTATTCCTGATATATACATGTCATATAGTTTATTTCAATAAACacatcaataatttttattagcAGATTTTTTCCGCATAATGTAGAATGCATGTATGCAATGATTTAACATATAAACAACAGAATATGACTAGATTGAGGGATGCTGCTGATACGAGatagaaatatatatagaataattttaaaatgattaatagttatatatatgtgtggaGTTGGGGGCGAGGTTGGCATTCAAAAGTATAGGCTTCCAACAAAGTATATAAACTCGTTTATTTTCTtacataaaataatattgtcatttgtaaCTAATTGATCGCTAATGactaaaaaagtaaaaatatttcGAAATCGAGATCTTAAGAGCAGTGAGCACCCACCCAAGACGTGATAACGTCTTAAGTTGTAACAAATGGATACTTTATTGATTAGGAATTAAAAACAAGAAACCATATTTCGTCTCTAAATGAGACATTTAAGCAGTGAAAACTTCAGTATATAAGCAATTAGGTTTAAAGGTTCAAACTCTTTACTCCTCCCCCAAgtgaaaaaaagaattaaatatattttgttaCTAATTAAATTTGTGTTTTAGCACatcaaataatttgaaaataaggtATTTCTACATCGGTCTCACAAAACTTTTTATACAACTGTGATTCAAACATTTGAGATAGCCTcatacaaacaaacaaaaatttaaaaaagaagaatctgcacataaataataaaaaagtgcTAGCAAACGCAACATTTGAAATCAACATAAGAATATaacatcttaaaaaaataacTCGGTTGTACGTTGGGTTACGGAGTCAAAAAAAGTATGCCTTCACACAAAACGATTCGCGAGTCAATAAGTGACAGAAATATTAAAAACTGTTATATGCTTCTGATACATCAACCTACatactatattttaattaattctccTGACTTGTACCCAAAACAACGATTTTTCTTGATTTACCTGATCAAACATTAATATTGAATATTAGAAATACACCatatatgaaataattaattaattaagagaaCATTACACCATCCTAGCAAGAATCTTGAGCACATCTTCCATGGAAGGCCTATGCATGGGATCATGGTCGACGCAGGATCCAGCCAAAACCGCCAAACACAAGGCCTCTGCTAATGGATAATCATCTTTGAGACAAGGATCCACGAAGCTCCTCAACTGATCAAAGCATCCTCCTTCATTCGCTCCCATAAATGTCATCACCGCCGCTTCCTTCCCGCTTATCACTTCCATCAGCACCACCCCGAACGCATATATCTCTCCGCTCCGATCAACATTCTCCTCCGCCCCGGAGCTCCTCAGATTATCGCCGGAGACCAAGATCTTCGCCCTCCAGCCCCAGCTCAAGTATATGTTGGCGCTGCTCAGCCTCAGCTGATCCCTGTAGGCGGCCGGCGTCACCGAGTAGTGCAGATAGTGAAGCCCCGTGGCGATGTCGAAGGCGATCTGAGTCCTTCTGTGCCATTGAAGCGCACCAGATGGCCTCTTTAAGCACTCTCTTAAGCTGCCATTGGAGGGGAGCTCGAACACCAGATAACAGCACGACCGTTCCTCGTCGCCGTAGCACACGCCGCGGAGCTTCACGATGTTCACGTGATTGATTCTCGAGTGGACGTCGATCACCTGACGAGTCCCCTCGAATCTCATCTCCTTGATCATCATCGCCGCCTCGCCGCTGCACCTGTAGATGCCGCCGCTCGTCTTCACCTCCTCGCTGAAATTCTTCGTCGCGGCATTGATCTCCTCCACGCTGTAGATTCTCAGAGAGTACTTCACTCCGACCAGAAGATCCGGCGACAAGCATGAATTcgtggagaaaggagagctgATCGGAGTTGAGCATGAGTTCAACGCGCGAGTTCTTTCGTTTTTGAACTTTTTCAAAGCCTTCACGTACAAACAGCATGAGATGGTTAAGGCGATGATCAAAGTCATCCCGACGACCGATCCGGCGACGTACAGCTTCGTCAATTCCGGCGTTTTCCGCTCCTTTTCGACAGGTTTCGTCGGCAGGAACTGAGGCGTCGGTGGATCCGAATCGGGAATGCTGAAATTGATCAACGGAACGTCTCTCAGCGGAACTAAAATCGTCGTGTTCGGAAACACGGCTGGCTCGAACGGATCCATGCCGTTGAACTTCCATATCTCCTCCTCTGGAACGTTGAACTTTTTGGCAAGTTTTGGGGTTGTGTCTCCTTCGATGAAAGGGTAGGTAACCAGATATTTTATCTCTTCATCGTTATTGGACACGTGTTCCAAACAAGCACACTTGAGAGGCAAACGGAGCGTGGAGCCAGCGCTAACGTCGTCACCGCGAGCGTTATTTTCCGCCGCTAACGTGACGGATTTCACCAGACCTTGGTAAACGGCGCACGCGATTTCTGAAATAGAGGTGTTTATAGCGGTTGTGTAGTTGAAGTAGGAGCGGTAGAAgcgatcggcggagcaggaacACGCGACGGGGACGAGGACTTCGTGGCCGGGCTGGAGAGGCTGCGCCGGAGTGGAGACGTTGGGGTTGACGGAGAGTAAGGTGTGGGAGTCGGTTTGGAAGAGGTTTGAGATGGCGGAGACGGTGGAGAAGCGGTGGCTGGCTCTGTAGACGATGAAGGTCCGGCATGAGGTTCCGGCGGTGGTGCAGGTGTAGGTGGTGGCCGCGTCGGAGGAGCATGGAGTTTGATCGTAGTACTGGTGGTGCTGGGAGTAGGTGGATCGCAGATGTAGAGAGAGGAATGCGAGGATGAGACGCTGCAGAGGAATCATCTTAGGTGATCAGAATGGCGAGGCGCGcgcatttttattttgatttaattttagtAGGAGTATTTGTTTTGACTGGTTGTGGTCGGGAAGTGAAGGTGTGTCCGACAATTGGGGTGATGTAAGAGAGGGGTATACATCAATGGCCGGCTGATACTGTAGGTGGTTGGAGAAATTTAGTTTGGATTTCGAATGCTTCCTCTTGTACTTTTGCATTGCCTCACATTTCAAATTCTTGTATCAaacacttttcttttttattttcttctctttatgAGCATCATTCGTGACTGTTGTTGCTTGGGTGCAATAATTTGTAAATCATACCAAAATCTACTAATGATTTTAAGAGgataggatatatatatatatatatatatatatatatatatatatatatatatagataaaaaaataattcaagataaattatcatttaatttgatgaattgattaattaatcttaaatttatttgattattttatttttcaaacactcaatcttatattttattaataaattatattatgatGCGACAAAAATATCCATCTACTAAAAACAGGTAAATTGAAGCAAATCCAACGGAATCCAACCATTACCACCGTTCTTGACATGGCAGTCCTAATTTTGCGGGATTTGGTATTATTTTGAAGGATTTCAGCATCCGATAAAGTTGGAGATCAACCTAAAGATAAATTAAGATTGACTCGAAGAGTTCTAGTTTACTCAATTATAGACAAAgtcttatttttattaaaattcttaATCATTTAGTCTAATTGTAAAGTTTCATGGTAAAGGAAGAGCACGCATATGGCAACAGAGCTAGCTAAGATCGTTTGGTTTTAGCgcaaatttttttataatgttGAAGAGAAATAGACAAAGAGAGATAACTATATTTGCGTCTCTATCGAGATTATTGTCAATTATGGATTGGAAAATGTATTATGCCCAgtttaattttatcttttaagCAAAATGTTGAAACTTTGGGACCTTTGaccttaacattttttttatggaaATTTGTAACCACTAACCATTATTCTGAGAGGCGCACTTGGGTcacatgggatcctctgtcccataatttagtgtgtatcacatggagtataatttttatttatattttcttcaattttaatttattatgttttaatataataaaaagataattaacaaggagggttcactcatccaattagggtttataattattttttatatttatttgaattaataattgattatttgggttaattaattcaaagttattgtatataacttttttaaatttcaatttttagttataaatattaattagagtttaatacataatattttttattttcacaacaaataattataaaatagataaattaagagtgaTACACACTAAATTGTAGGACAGATGATCCCATCTGCACTTGGGTGGGCGTAAGCTTACAGTACGCAAGTCGGACTCGGTTCAAATCTAGGTTCAATTCCCCTCGAACTCAGATTCgatcttttttttaatgtattaattataattttattcatcAATATTATAGTTAATAGGCCAAACTAGATATTCTTACctagtaaaagaaaaaaaatattcatgaagatctaagaaaaaagaaaaaaactagcatttttttatataaatgtataaatatatctttaatatttttttaaaaaatacaaaaaattcgtCGCCGCCTCCAAAATGAGGATCAtattacacacttttgcaaAATTGTGTaatagtgtaaaatacactattattttcattaaatcgtgtaacagtgtattttatattattatacaCTTTTTCGCAAAAGTGTATAATAACTGTAAAAATGTGTAATTGTGAAAAAGTTTGTTACAGTtcaaaatacactattacacactttttcgaaaacgaaaaagtgtgtaacaacgttttttacactgttacacactaagGAAGTGTTCGGTTAGCGAGATTAAATTAGTCTGAGATTGAGTTGGTCTGAGATTAATTTTGTCCATAGGGGGTAAGCCAAGACTCATAAGGCAAGACTATTCCTAATTTCCTATGTAGCATTGTTCCAAGATTGAATCACGGGCTGTATCCTTCCAATCAAACAAAATATCAAAAGATTAATCTAATCCTTCAAACCAAACGATATTTTAGTCAGAAATGttattatttccatatttttatttatatgactAGAATTTCCTACgactaaaaggttttggctacATTAGGGTGCCGCCTCTCAATATTATTATCTTTTAATCAAAATAACTACTCTCTCCATCCACAAAAAGTATgacatttttgtcattttgagtgTCTACAAAAACTATGacacttttcattttaagaCATGACTCcaccatttttattattttttatccttacaaacacctcttatttataaaaaaatatcatatttgatTCAATCATCAACCTCTCATTTCAAATTTTGCTGAGAACCTTTCTTCAGTACATAAAAATCATCAccaaattttttaaaacatgtgcccaccaaaagtgtcatacttCGAATTGAGTATTACTTTTGTAATTGTCACTTTTAATAATAAGAATTGTCATTTTTATTTGAAAGATTATTACTTTTATGTTGAATATATAATTATCACTTTGATTCATAACAACTCTGAGCTTTATGCATACGAACTATCATTTTGATTTGAAATACAATATAACTTTTATACATAACAAGTGTTACTTGTATAAAATTGGTAATGAGTTCGGGTTATGAGTCAGTTTTATGGTCAAGTGAGAGAATTTGTCTTATTtttaagatttaaaaaaaatactaaaatcaATATTCAGACAAAAAAACTAAAGACTTGGACAAAATGAAGATTAGTGAATCCGAAAAATAagtgatcaaaaaaaaaaaaaaaaagaactcaaaacttgaagaagaagggaaagtaaataaaaaagaaaaagaaaaaaaaaagacagtCTAAAGGCTTGTCCTCATAGGACAAGTAGATGGATATAAGCCAAGAAGTCAAAGAACTTAATGTCAAACCTTCGGTAGTTCTCAGTCTACTGACTACGTGGACCAATCACGGACAACGTCGAAGAACATAGTTTCTGCAAAGAAGAACGTTGAATACCATATCCTATGCATATAAACTTTATTCTACACAAAAATGAGAG is a window encoding:
- the LOC131000601 gene encoding alpha carbonic anhydrase 7-like translates to MRYSKRVCEFSLIFLVLALARAQEVDDEREFSYDEKSGMGPSRWGEIRPEWKDCKSGEMQSPIDLLNQRVRIVSHLGRLRRTYKPANATLINRGHDMMLRWTNDAGHIHINGTIFHLRQCHWHSPSEHTLDGRKFDMEVHLVHESDDGRTAVIGIMYKIGRPDSFISLLKPGFKALGETEDIEKAIGMIDPDLIKFGSRKYYRYIGSLTVPPCTQNIIWSIVRKVRTVTKEQVSLIREAVHDTLEINARPIQPTNGRSMELYRPNDPKN
- the LOC130998013 gene encoding lysM domain receptor-like kinase 4; protein product: MIPLQRLILAFLSLHLRSTYSQHHQYYDQTPCSSDAATTYTCTTAGTSCRTFIVYRASHRFSTVSAISNLFQTDSHTLLSVNPNVSTPAQPLQPGHEVLVPVACSCSADRFYRSYFNYTTAINTSISEIACAVYQGLVKSVTLAAENNARGDDVSAGSTLRLPLKCACLEHVSNNDEEIKYLVTYPFIEGDTTPKLAKKFNVPEEEIWKFNGMDPFEPAVFPNTTILVPLRDVPLINFSIPDSDPPTPQFLPTKPVEKERKTPELTKLYVAGSVVGMTLIIALTISCCLYVKALKKFKNERTRALNSCSTPISSPFSTNSCLSPDLLVGVKYSLRIYSVEEINAATKNFSEEVKTSGGIYRCSGEAAMMIKEMRFEGTRQVIDVHSRINHVNIVKLRGVCYGDEERSCCYLVFELPSNGSLRECLKRPSGALQWHRRTQIAFDIATGLHYLHYSVTPAAYRDQLRLSSANIYLSWGWRAKILVSGDNLRSSGAEENVDRSGEIYAFGVVLMEVISGKEAAVMTFMGANEGGCFDQLRSFVDPCLKDDYPLAEALCLAVLAGSCVDHDPMHRPSMEDVLKILARMV